In the genome of Trypanosoma brucei gambiense DAL972 chromosome 11, complete sequence, the window TAAGGCGTTTGGTGCTGTGCACGAACCTCCATTCACTTTGTACAAAGCTTTGATCTGTGTCCTTccgcactttttttttttcaacttcttTGCTGTTGACAAAAGCATTTTCGGGTTTTTGTTTGGATTTTTATCGCTTCCACTCTCGTTGCGCATAATTTCACcaacatacatacatacttcaaaggaaaggggagaaagaCAAATTATCCTTGCAGCTGTACAGGACTTATCGGAGGAAACGGACTGTAGGCGCACTTCTAGCACGGACCACTTAACTTCACTAGTGGCCGAAGCATGGAGGATTTCGTTGTTGTGCCGGTGGAGGTGCGGTGTAGGCAAATGTGTACAGATGCCGCTGAGCTTTCAAAGGTTATCACGAGTTTCATACGGCACCGCAACGGTGTTACACACCCGGGTGACATTATCCCGCTTTGGGGTGCATCCGAGCTTATCACATCAACAGTTGAGCTCTTGCGGGTATGTGACGTTTACTGCCCACTTAACGGGGTTGCAGCGGGCAGGGCGGATTACGCATTGGTGATGTACTACCTTCATGGAGATGATGTGTCTATGACAATGCAAGGAGAGGAAACTTCCGAGTCGCAGGCGCTGTTAACCTACCGCGATTCAGACGACGAAGTGGATGCATCGACTGTCCCTTGCTCCATAGTGCAGATACCGCATGCATCGCTAGAAGGCCTGTGGGAGTCGATGCATTTCGGTGACTCTACCTGTGACACGGTGGAGCTTAAGCGTGACTTGTTGCAATATATGCACACTGCAATGGTTTTCTCTATGGCTGATGTGAACCCACAAGTCATCGCGTGGAATCAGCTGGTGCTGCTACACGGGCCCCCCGGCACAGGGAAGACATCTTTTTGTAAAGCACTTTCACATAAACTTTCTATACGGCTTGCGGGGATATTTCCCAAGGCGAAGCTGGTAGAGGTTAACACTCAAAGTTTGTTTAGTCGTTGGTTTAGTGAGAGTGGGAAGCATGTCATGGGCTTGTTCCGCCGTATACACACGATGGCGGAGGATTCCAAAtgccttctttttgtcctcGTGGACGAGGTGGAATCACTAGCTGGGGCGAGGAACTCTGCAATGAGGGGTAACGAACCCTCAGATGCTATCCGTGTCGTCAACACTCTGTTAACTCAGCTGGACATTctacagaaaaagaggaacgtGGTGATATTAGCTACGAGTAACATCACCGGGGCCATTGATGTCGCGTTTGTTGATCGTGCTGACAAGAAGGTGTTTATTGGCCCACCGGGGTTACCAGCCCGTCTGCAACTAATCAGGGCAAGTACGCAAGAGTTGGTTCAGAGGCGGTTAATTATGCTTGATCCTCCCAATGATCAGGGATTCATAGGCGCAGGGGGGCTGATGCCGATCGGGGAAGGTCGTGTAGAACTCAATGCGAGAGAGTTGCAGCGGCTTGAGCTGGTGGCGGCGCAAGTGATACCTTCAGTGGAAGGACTCTGAAGAAGCTTCCTTTCCTTGCCTACAGCAAACACATTGGTGGGTCCCCTGTCTTCACTACCGGAGAGAGTAGTACCGCATCTGCTATCTCATTTGACACGTACATTAAAAGCTTGACGAGTGCTGTGGAGGGAGAAATATTATCGAGGAGAATGATGGTGTCATCATAGGCTCCCAATTCAGGCACACTAAATAGGCACTTTCGCGCGATTCCCTATTTTTCGCGTTCTCACAGTCTAATTTTTGCGACAGATTATCATTTATTTTGTCATGGTTTTGTCTCTGACTTTTTTGCTTGATTTTTGTATATGAactaactttttttttctggtgtGTGGGAATGCAGATGCAGTTGCTATTtgagatcttttttttttaaattatttcaCATCCtggtttattgtttttttttgtttgtcaatGGATTGGATAAGGCCCTTCATTGCAAATATCTAACCGGTAAAACTGGCCCCTCAACACATATGGTCGCGTATCGTTGTAGACGCATATGCTGAAGTTGTGTAtttaaaagggaaggggaaggagggagagaaaacattccccttttgtttggACTGCTTGCACGACGGAGTTCCGATTTGATAACGGGTGTAGCACACCCataagtattttttttttttgtgatctTTGAATGGCATAAccttcttcttgcttttctTATTCACCTCGTTTGTTCTTCAACATTTCTTCTCTCATTCTTCTAAAttttctctctaccaatcactctctttcttttgtcctGCATTCATGAAAATATTTACG includes:
- a CDS encoding ATPase-like protein, putative, which codes for MEDFVVVPVEVRCRQMCTDAAELSKVITSFIRHRNGVTHPGDIIPLWGASELITSTVELLRVCDVYCPLNGVAAGRADYALVMYYLHGDDVSMTMQGEETSESQALLTYRDSDDEVDASTVPCSIVQIPHASLEGLWESMHFGDSTCDTVELKRDLLQYMHTAMVFSMADVNPQVIAWNQLVLLHGPPGTGKTSFCKALSHKLSIRLAGIFPKAKLVEVNTQSLFSRWFSESGKHVMGLFRRIHTMAEDSKCLLFVLVDEVESLAGARNSAMRGNEPSDAIRVVNTLLTQLDILQKKRNVVILATSNITGAIDVAFVDRADKKVFIGPPGLPARLQLIRASTQELVQRRLIMLDPPNDQGFIGAGGLMPIGEGRVELNARELQRLELVAAQVIPSVEGL